From a single Peromyscus maniculatus bairdii isolate BWxNUB_F1_BW_parent chromosome 4, HU_Pman_BW_mat_3.1, whole genome shotgun sequence genomic region:
- the Gid8 gene encoding glucose-induced degradation protein 8 homolog isoform X1, which produces MSYAEKPDEITKDEWMEKLNNLHVQRADMNRLIMNYLVTAVKIVFFSEGFKEAAEKFRMESGIEPSVDLETLDERIKIREMILKGQIQEAIALINSLHPELLDTNRYLYFHLQQQHLIELIRQRETEAALEFAQTQLAEQGEESRECLTEMERTLALLAFDSPEESPFGDLLHMMQRQKVWSEVNQAVLDYENRESTPKLAKLLKLLLWAQNELDQKKVKYPKMTDLSKGVIEEPK; this is translated from the exons ATGAGTTATGCAGAAAAACCCGATGAAATAACCAAAGATGAATGGATGGAAAAGCTCAATAACTTACATGTTCAACGAGCAGATATGAACCGTCTCATCATGAACTACCTAGTCACAG CAGTGAAGATAGTTTTCTTTTCAGAGGGCTTTAAGGAAGCAGCAGAGAAGTTTCGAATGGAGTCTGGGATCGAACCAAGTGTGGACCTAGAAACACTTGATGAGCGAATCAAGATTCGGGAGATGATTCTGAAGGGTCAGATCCAGGAGGCCATCGCCCTGATCAATAGCCTCCACCCAGAGCTCCTGGACACAAACCGCTATCTTTACTTTCACCTTCAG CAACAGCACTTGATCGAGCTTATCCGTCAGCGTGAGACAGAAGCAGCGTTGGAGTTTGCCCAAACGCAGCTCGCAGAACAGGGTGAGGAAAGCAGAGAGTGCCTCACAGAAATGGAGCGTACATTGGCCTTATTGGCCTTCGATAGCCCTGAGGAGTCACCTTTTGGAGACCTTCTCCACATGATGCAAAGGCAAAAG GTGTGGAGTGAAGTTAACCAGGCTGTTCTGGATTACGAAAACCGAGAGTCCACACCCAAGCTGGCAAAATTACTGAAACTGCTACTTTGGGCTCAGAATGAGCTAGACCAGAAGAAAGTAAAATATCCCAAAATGACAGACCTCAGCAAAGGTGTGATTGAGGAGCCCAAGTAG
- the Gid8 gene encoding glucose-induced degradation protein 8 homolog isoform X2 produces the protein MSYAEKPDEITKDEWMEKLNNLHVQRADMNRLIMNYLVTVKIVFFSEGFKEAAEKFRMESGIEPSVDLETLDERIKIREMILKGQIQEAIALINSLHPELLDTNRYLYFHLQQQHLIELIRQRETEAALEFAQTQLAEQGEESRECLTEMERTLALLAFDSPEESPFGDLLHMMQRQKVWSEVNQAVLDYENRESTPKLAKLLKLLLWAQNELDQKKVKYPKMTDLSKGVIEEPK, from the exons ATGAGTTATGCAGAAAAACCCGATGAAATAACCAAAGATGAATGGATGGAAAAGCTCAATAACTTACATGTTCAACGAGCAGATATGAACCGTCTCATCATGAACTACCTAGTCACAG TGAAGATAGTTTTCTTTTCAGAGGGCTTTAAGGAAGCAGCAGAGAAGTTTCGAATGGAGTCTGGGATCGAACCAAGTGTGGACCTAGAAACACTTGATGAGCGAATCAAGATTCGGGAGATGATTCTGAAGGGTCAGATCCAGGAGGCCATCGCCCTGATCAATAGCCTCCACCCAGAGCTCCTGGACACAAACCGCTATCTTTACTTTCACCTTCAG CAACAGCACTTGATCGAGCTTATCCGTCAGCGTGAGACAGAAGCAGCGTTGGAGTTTGCCCAAACGCAGCTCGCAGAACAGGGTGAGGAAAGCAGAGAGTGCCTCACAGAAATGGAGCGTACATTGGCCTTATTGGCCTTCGATAGCCCTGAGGAGTCACCTTTTGGAGACCTTCTCCACATGATGCAAAGGCAAAAG GTGTGGAGTGAAGTTAACCAGGCTGTTCTGGATTACGAAAACCGAGAGTCCACACCCAAGCTGGCAAAATTACTGAAACTGCTACTTTGGGCTCAGAATGAGCTAGACCAGAAGAAAGTAAAATATCCCAAAATGACAGACCTCAGCAAAGGTGTGATTGAGGAGCCCAAGTAG
- the Gid8 gene encoding glucose-induced degradation protein 8 homolog isoform X3: protein MSYAEKPDEITKDEWMEKLNNLHVQRADMNRLIMNYLVTEGFKEAAEKFRMESGIEPSVDLETLDERIKIREMILKGQIQEAIALINSLHPELLDTNRYLYFHLQQQHLIELIRQRETEAALEFAQTQLAEQGEESRECLTEMERTLALLAFDSPEESPFGDLLHMMQRQKVWSEVNQAVLDYENRESTPKLAKLLKLLLWAQNELDQKKVKYPKMTDLSKGVIEEPK from the exons ATGAGTTATGCAGAAAAACCCGATGAAATAACCAAAGATGAATGGATGGAAAAGCTCAATAACTTACATGTTCAACGAGCAGATATGAACCGTCTCATCATGAACTACCTAGTCACAG AGGGCTTTAAGGAAGCAGCAGAGAAGTTTCGAATGGAGTCTGGGATCGAACCAAGTGTGGACCTAGAAACACTTGATGAGCGAATCAAGATTCGGGAGATGATTCTGAAGGGTCAGATCCAGGAGGCCATCGCCCTGATCAATAGCCTCCACCCAGAGCTCCTGGACACAAACCGCTATCTTTACTTTCACCTTCAG CAACAGCACTTGATCGAGCTTATCCGTCAGCGTGAGACAGAAGCAGCGTTGGAGTTTGCCCAAACGCAGCTCGCAGAACAGGGTGAGGAAAGCAGAGAGTGCCTCACAGAAATGGAGCGTACATTGGCCTTATTGGCCTTCGATAGCCCTGAGGAGTCACCTTTTGGAGACCTTCTCCACATGATGCAAAGGCAAAAG GTGTGGAGTGAAGTTAACCAGGCTGTTCTGGATTACGAAAACCGAGAGTCCACACCCAAGCTGGCAAAATTACTGAAACTGCTACTTTGGGCTCAGAATGAGCTAGACCAGAAGAAAGTAAAATATCCCAAAATGACAGACCTCAGCAAAGGTGTGATTGAGGAGCCCAAGTAG
- the Gid8 gene encoding glucose-induced degradation protein 8 homolog isoform X4: MKKNSTLMLLFQGKVIVNWEGFKEAAEKFRMESGIEPSVDLETLDERIKIREMILKGQIQEAIALINSLHPELLDTNRYLYFHLQQQHLIELIRQRETEAALEFAQTQLAEQGEESRECLTEMERTLALLAFDSPEESPFGDLLHMMQRQKVWSEVNQAVLDYENRESTPKLAKLLKLLLWAQNELDQKKVKYPKMTDLSKGVIEEPK; encoded by the exons ATGAAAAAAAACAGCACTTTGATGCTCCTGTTTCAGGGGAAGGTTATTGTCAACTGGG AGGGCTTTAAGGAAGCAGCAGAGAAGTTTCGAATGGAGTCTGGGATCGAACCAAGTGTGGACCTAGAAACACTTGATGAGCGAATCAAGATTCGGGAGATGATTCTGAAGGGTCAGATCCAGGAGGCCATCGCCCTGATCAATAGCCTCCACCCAGAGCTCCTGGACACAAACCGCTATCTTTACTTTCACCTTCAG CAACAGCACTTGATCGAGCTTATCCGTCAGCGTGAGACAGAAGCAGCGTTGGAGTTTGCCCAAACGCAGCTCGCAGAACAGGGTGAGGAAAGCAGAGAGTGCCTCACAGAAATGGAGCGTACATTGGCCTTATTGGCCTTCGATAGCCCTGAGGAGTCACCTTTTGGAGACCTTCTCCACATGATGCAAAGGCAAAAG GTGTGGAGTGAAGTTAACCAGGCTGTTCTGGATTACGAAAACCGAGAGTCCACACCCAAGCTGGCAAAATTACTGAAACTGCTACTTTGGGCTCAGAATGAGCTAGACCAGAAGAAAGTAAAATATCCCAAAATGACAGACCTCAGCAAAGGTGTGATTGAGGAGCCCAAGTAG